From the genome of Aspergillus chevalieri M1 DNA, chromosome 8, nearly complete sequence, one region includes:
- a CDS encoding uncharacterized protein (COG:S;~EggNog:ENOG410PYU2), with protein MSTILLFCTAQMPARVINCLMTDYALPEQAANIFSLVRDPSQEILDEWQSDPPIPDFTIGFKGASDAEIRCYARNLLEDLTSHHASSLSTRWIAVLDDKSPTEDTVVIHHNMRKSSWVELLEEREEEVFIPGQAEVNEADDSIWWKWRIPCKSTFNI; from the exons ATGTCTACAATTCTTCTCTTTTGCACTGCCCAGATGCCTGCAAGG GTAATCAATTGCCTAATGACTGACTATGCTCTCCCAGAACAAGCAGCCAACATCTTCAGTCTTGTCCGTGATCCATCCCAAGAAATCTTGGATGAATGGCAGAGCGACCCGCCCATTCCTGATTTCACCATAGGTTTTAAAGGTGCTTCTGACGCCGAAATTCGCTGTTACGCACGCAATCTCCTAGAAGACCTCACAAGCCACCATGCAAGCAGTCTAAGTACTAGGTGGATTGCTGTCCTGGATGACAAATCTCCTACTGAAGACACAGTAGTCATACATCATAACATGCGAAAATCATCGTGGGTGGAGCTGTTggaagagagggaggaggaggtgttTATCCCTGGGCAGGCGGAAGTAAATGAGGCCGATGACTCGATTTGGTGGAAATGGCGGATTCCATGCAAATCTACGTTCAATATCTAG
- a CDS encoding uncharacterized protein (COG:S;~EggNog:ENOG410Q2AW): MTTTSSDPPWVMKKAVLVSIPNSEIACSARLRIFHDINTNKGSISLKIRADLANLRGILQDLTLSILPERVEECALSLTNNDGLFPPGLVPMLPASVQDIRAVSTLSLRLGTTGIVLCPHRMEYLSPANPEDKKFYAFAKICQSKSLRLHFSTRQFVDDEPDRLKTFSLALNRKDFEAECFKRPPPGVVERNWTVFSLSPDPPPYDEAEQVKQVDPPLYSGGSKPEQVIRKRCRDQRTMSPDRNRRRKRLLSSPQPPGSATEVDTPSTCSSSPSSIRPTYFTRAFSPGCADRNKLAHLEHQLRGVSDHLICKLLIRTGRRHLLARPEEVDSDLPSNSEKVSFAKAEPTLKQYIDEMIERCLTPVVNKIVDSAVSDGRDQITDGCKITEAEFREQVDDYNSEVRMTADECMKEMQEQAQRYMDKIEEQAQWYMDKTEEQAQECMDNIENQRSEVEMSMEEKVAKFERWFNASAPSLLDGKSSPTHELGTDARRCSI, from the exons ATGACCACCACATCTTCAGACCCGCCCTGGGTCATGAAGAAGGCGGTTCTTGTTTCTATACCTAATTCTGAAATTGCTTGTTCTGCACGCCTTCGTATCTTCCATGATATAAATACTAACAAAGGATCCATCTCCCTCAAGATTAGAGCGGATCTCGCTAACCTCAGGGGCATATTACAGGACCTGACACTGAGTATCCTTCCAGAAAGAGTCGAAGAATGTGCGTTATCCTTGACAAACAACGACGGCCTCTTTCCTCCTGGATTGGTTCCCATGCTCCCAGCGTCTGTGCAAGATATTCGGGCCGTCTCAACACTGAGTCTGAGACTCGGTACGACCGGCATTGTTCTTTGTCCACATAGGATGGAGTATTTAAGCCCAGCCAATCCAGAAGACAAGAAGTTTTACGCCTTTGCAAAGATCTGTCAATCCAAATCTCTACGTCTACACTTTTCTACTCGACAATTTGTGGACGATGAACCTGATCGGTTGAAGACTTTCTCCTTAGCCCTGAACAGAAAAGATTTTGAGGCAGAGTGTTTTAAACGCCCTCCCCCTGGCGTGGTTGAGCGGAATTGGACTGTCTTTAGTCTGTCACCCGATCCACCCCCATATGATGAGGCCGAACAGGTGAAGCAAGTGGATCCACCCTTATATTCTGGAGGATCTAAGCCCGAGCAGGTGATTCGAAAACGGTGCAGAG ACCAGCGGACAATGTCACCCGATCGTAATAGAAGACGAAAACGACTGCTCTCATCCCCACAACCGCCAGGCTCTGCCACCGAAGTTGATACACCAAGTACTTGCTCCTCGTCACCGTCATCAATCCGCCCAACTTACTTTACGCGTGCTTTTTCTCCTGGCTGCGCAGACCGTAACAAACTTGCACATCTCGAACATCAGCTCCGTGGTGTTTCCGATCACCTAATCTGTAAATTATTAATTCGAACAGGACGCCGACATCTGCTGGCCCGCCCAGAAGAAGTAGACAGCGACCTGCCATCCAACTCTGAAAAAGTCAGCTTTGCGAAGGCTGAACCCACCCTCAAACAATATATCGACGAGATGATTGAGCGCTGCCTCACACCTGTTGTCAACAAGATCGTCGATAGTGCTGTGAGCGACGGTCGTGATCAGATCACCGACGGATGTAAAATAACCGAAGCCGAATTTCGCGAGCAGGTTGACGATTATAACTCCGAGGTACGCATGACGGCCGATGAATGTATGAAGGAAATGCAAGAACAAGCACAAAGGTATATGGATAAAATAGAAGAACAAGCACAATGGTATATGGATAAAACAGAAGAACAAGCGCAAGAGTGCATGGATAATATCGAGAATCAGAGAAGCGAGGTT
- a CDS encoding DUF4139 domain-containing protein (COG:S;~EggNog:ENOG410PI76;~InterPro:IPR037291,IPR011935,IPR025554;~PFAM:PF13600,PF13598), which translates to MADIATSEIQIYDLPTKTVNLTPMGATVVREITTKIQPFRQSGLNEITILGLDPKVDVDSIRIEGSGPATVTDIQTEVVPRRLLFEDVYGESDNDDPSDSEDPKLKSIRDERTSAEERLDKARNDENMAVRVLSLMDSYGNRMQPQYTESDKFQDFLERYVERYTIESERHRKAKAQVLKEEKEIVGPISDKLLKLEIQHQRRRDKNQREREQGKSQEMRKRQEQRHFWTYSVGQVVVHLDSQSPFTPGSSRRSSFSVVEQAADSPADSSEREVTLRLSYVVPGAKWSSRYEMSINTPSSTARVTYGAEFQNRSSETWSDTRVTLSTSQTAFSGLHETIPSLQVWHVKLINQDDSNEQPSWEKIVCNVSEGGRPTVDPRTAKQDYQMQLQIMEQQNRYRFQIARHDQDTLAREAPQTPPPPPQQPQVGETSLFGTAAPRPFGGNVPNPFSSPGTGSLLGGTAPQATPEGQADQFVSRMQAQSAPINMMQQAMQQAAPMAASAPPPPQKLAAHSYENNDGNDTNDENNEENYDDGIPEPPNFEYQDSTRQEYGLTTTYDLPGRRTLTPSSVNRRHALAKLDLKSITLQHVIVPKHRAAAFFRARIRNTSSIQILRGKVGMTVDNAFLGTTTMPNCAPNDFFDISLGVDPSILVTYAKPTVRRETSGSFFGKEDTAIFRRSCWVKNTKTTPANIIVLDQVPMSNDEKLQMNISEPKGLAREGDKVAIAVEETKGKGDAFLGKDGEIKWVMQLEPGKDVRLVLEYEMKAPRGNDVSVS; encoded by the exons ATGGCAGACATCGCGACTTCTGAGATCCAGATCTACGACCTCCCCACCAAGACCGTCAACTTGACGCCTATGGGAGCGACCGTAGTTCGGGAGATCACCACCAAGATCCAA CCTTTCCGACAGTCCGGCCTGAATGAGATTACGATCCTGGGCCTCGACCCCAAGGTTGACGTCGACTCCATTCGCATCGAAGGCTCCGGTCCAGCAACCGTCACGGACATCCAGACAGAAGTAGTCCCTCGACGGCTACTTTTCGAGGATGTCTATGGAGAGTCCGACAATGACGATCCTAGCGACAGTGAAGACCCCAAGTTGAAGTCGATTCGGGATGAGCGGACAAGTGCCGAGGAGAGGCTTGACAAGGCTCGCAACGATGAAAACATGGCAGTCCGGGTGCTGAGTCTCATGGATTCTTATGGTAACAGAATGCAGCCTCAGTACACAGAGAGCGACAAGTTTCAGGATTTCCTCGAGCGCTACGTCGAACGATATACGATAGAGAGTGAAAGGCACCGCAAGGCAAAGGCACAAGtgttgaaggaggagaaggagatcgTCGGCCCAATATCAGACAAACTACTGAAGCTTGAAATACAACATCAGCGACGTCGTGACAAAAACCAGCGCGAGCGTGAGCAGGGAAAGTCGCAGGAGATGCGCAAGAGACAGGAGCAACGTCATTTCTGGACGTATTCTGTGGGACAGGTCGTCGTGCATCTTGACAGCCAGTCGCCATTTACGCCCGGATCGAGCCGACGCAGTTCTTTCTCCGTTGTTGAGCAGGCGGCCGACAGCCCAGCGGATTCCAGTGAGAGAGAAGTCACTCTGCGCCTGAGCTACGTCGTGCCTGGCGCGAAGTGGTCCTCTCGCTATGAGATGAGCATCAACACCCCTTCTTCAACCGCTCGAGTCACATACGGCGCGGAGTTCCAGAACCGAAGTTCTGAAACCTGGAGTGATACCAGAGTCACTCTATCGACATCGCAGACTGCGTTTTCCGGGCTTCACGAGACCATTCCCTCTCTGCAGGTCTGGCACGTGAAGCTGATCAATCAAGATGACAGCAACGAACAGCCTTCATGGGAGAAGATCGTTTGCAATGTGTCTGAGGGAGGACGACCGACTGTCGACCCCCGCACTGCCAAACAAGATTATCAGATGCAGCTACAAATTATGGAACAACAGAACAGATACAGATTCCAAATAGCACGCCATGATCAAGATACGCTGGCGCGAGAGGCACCGCAAACACCGCCACCACCCCCACAGCAGCCGCAGGTTGGAGAGACGAGCCTTTTTGGAACGGCAGCACCGCGACCCTTTGGGGGAAATGTGCCAAACCCTTTTTCCTCGCCTGGCACGGGATCGCTCCTTGGAGGAACAGCACCACAGGCGACGCCGGAGGGGCAAGCCGACCAGTTCGTCAGCCGGATGCAGGCACAGTCCGCACCTATAAATATGATGCAGCAAGCCATGCAGCAAGCCGCACCCATGGCAGCATCTGCACCTCCGCCCCCCCAAAAACTAGCGGCTCATTCCTACGAGAATAATGACGGCAATGACACCAACGACGAAAACAACGAAGAAAACTATGACGACGGAATCCCCGAGCCTCCCAACTTTGAATACCAAGACTCGACCCGCCAAGAGTACGGCCTGACAACAACCTACGACCTCCCCGGCCGCCGCACCCTAACCCCCTCAAGCGTCAACCGGCGCCACGCCCTCGCCAAACTTGACCTCAAATCCATAACCCTCCAGCATGTCATTGTCCCGAAGCACCGTGCCGCAGCCTTCTTCCGCGCTCGCATCCGTAATACGTCATCTATCCAGATCCTCCGTGGCAAAGTCGGTATGACCGTCGACAACGCCTTCCTTGGGACAACGACCATGCCCAACTGTGCGCCTAACGATTTCTTCGATATTTCCCTTGGCGTGGACCCATCGATCCTGGTTACCTACGCGAAACCCACGGTGCGCCGTGAGACTAGCGGTTCTTTCTTCGGCAAGGAGGACACTGCGATTTTCAGACGCAGCTGCTGGGTGAAGAATACCAAGACCACTCCCGCGAATATCATCGTGCTGGACCAGGTCCCTATGAGCAATGACGAGAAGCTACAGATGAATATTTCGGAGCCGAAAGGACTGGCCAGGGAGGGTGATAAGGTGGCTATTGCGGTGGAGGAAACCAAGGGTAAAGGAGACGCGTTTTTGGGCAAGGACGGAGAGATCAAGTGGGTTATGCAATTGGAGCCCGGGAAGGATGTGAGATTGGTGCTGGAGTATGAGATGAAGGCACCGAGGGGGAATGATGTTAGCGTATCGTGA
- a CDS encoding uncharacterized protein (COG:L;~EggNog:ENOG410Q09C;~InterPro:IPR021109,IPR000477,IPR000953,IPR036397, IPR023780,IPR012337,IPR041373,IPR043502,IPR041588, IPR001584,IPR016197,IPR043128;~PFAM:PF17917,PF09337,PF17919,PF00078,PF00385, PF17921,PF00665;~go_function: GO:0003676 - nucleic acid binding [Evidence IEA];~go_process: GO:0015074 - DNA integration [Evidence IEA]) codes for MILPITLSRHEKELTSYAMLDTGAEGKRFVDKEWAQDHGLKLLPLKRPIRLETFDGQEAESGPITHYVQMHMRINDHQEKRACFLVTQLAHYPVVLGLPWLKIHDPRIGFAEHTVLFDSKYCQEHCNVPTRPAKIRALHDIPRKTRPKHLPARPEGLEHQDIAAISLSACSAYARKNYRMFTVTVKDIEAALNPTPDEEDPTTKLPPEFQDFADVFSPKEAERLPPHRPYDHDIKLQEGKVPPFGPLYPMSREELKALKEWIEENLKKGFIRPSSSPAASPVLFVKKPGGGLRFCVDYRALNAITVKDRYPLPLTKETLNNLKGMKYFTKIDIISAFNNLRIKKGLEYLTAFRTRLGLFESLVMPFGLTGAPASFQRFMNDTLRDYLDVFCTAYLDDILIYSKTREEHIRHVRLVLEKLRDAGLFAKLSKCEFAVPETKFLGIIVGRDGLRMDPDKVKTIVDWETPTCVTDVQAFIGFANFYRRFIKDFSKIITPLVNLTKKGIQFKWDTTCELSFNALKKAFTTAPVLRPFDWNKEVILETDASDYVSAGVLSQYDDNGVLHPVAFFSKKHSATECNYEIYDKELLAIIRCFEEWRPELEGTPSPIKVITDHRNLEYFMTTKLLNRRQARWSEFLSRFNFKIIYRPGKQGAKPDALTRRSEDLPKEGDERLLHQSQTVLKKENLEPAPDNSPVTLNATTRARDHSAESSVENPPRIPAQTRRVRFADETNHDVPEPPQDIKNLLDNAYSVDETVLSILEALDKDATRHPQITLADCQRRGKYLFYRNRLYVPDNGELKAELLRQCHDKPAIGHPGRSKTYELLSREYYWPGMYQYVEQWTQNCHTCRRIKPSREARQGILRPLPVPERSWQDISMDFVTHLPPSRGYDAILVVVDRLTKMKHFIPCKGTCNAEEVARLYAYNVWKLHGLPQTIVSDRGPQFVAQFWKHLTRRLQITNLLSTAYHPETDGQTERTNAVLEQYLRAYVSYLQDDWSEWLPLAEFAANSARSESTHVSPFFANYGFHPRMGFEPVLPTNRPARDAEEFACRMELITEFVRTAITSAQARQEEQANRKRQPARRYQVGQYVWLDSRNIRTLRPQKKLDWKNLGPFRIVEIVNPHAYKLDLPASMRMHPVFNVSLLRPAAGNPVPGQRQEPPPPVEVDGLEEWQVEDILDSRWERRGRGGPRLKYTVKWTGYDDPTEEPAAYLEHAQEVIANYHRRYPHKPGPGLNGARP; via the coding sequence atgattctgcctATAACTCTGTCCCGACATGAGAAGGAACTGACGAGCTACGCCAtgcttgacactggtgcTGAAGGGAAGAGATTTGTTGATAAGGAATGGGCCCAAGACCACGGCCTCAAGTTACTGCCACTGAAAAGACCAATCCGCCTGGAGACTTTCGACGGCCAAGAAGCTGAGAGTGGGCCAATCACCCACTATGTCCAGATGCACATGAGAATCAATGATCACCAAGAGAAAAGAGCTTGTTTTCTGGTCACACAGCTAGCGCATTACCCTGTTGTGTTAGGACTCCCCTGGCTAAAGATCCACGATCCCCGAATCGGTTTCGCTGAACATACCGTCCTGTTTGACAGCAAGtactgccaggaacactgcaaTGTACCCACAAGACCTGCAAAAATACGAGCTTTACATGATATTCCGCGAAAGACCCGCCCAAAGCACCTGCCTGCCCGACCTGAAGGCCTGGAACACCAAGACATTGCTGCTATATCCCTGTCTGCCTGCTCTGCTTATGCGCGGAAGAATTACCGCATGTTTACCGTCACTGTCAAGGATATCGAAGCTGCTCTGAATCCCACACCtgacgaagaagacccaACAACTAAACTGCCACCTGAATTCCAAGACTTTGCTGATGTATTCTCACCCAAGGAGGCTGAGCGCCTGCCGCCCCACCGCCCCTACGACCACGACATCAAGCTGCAGGAGGGGAAAGTGCCCCcatttgggcccttgtaTCCGATGTCCCGGGAAGAATTGAAGGCCCTGAAAGAATGGATTGAGGAAAACCTGAAGAAAGGATTTATTCGAcccagctcatcacctgctgcATCCCCTGTTCTATTTGTCAAAAAGCCAGGAGGAGGTCTTcgattctgtgttgactatcgtgccctgaacgccattactgTGAAAGATCGCTATCCGCTACCgttgaccaaggagaccctgAATAACCTGAAAGGGATGAAATATTTCACGAAGATCGACATAATTTCCGCCTTTAACAACCTGAGAATCAAGAAAGGACTCGAATACTTGACTGCCTTCCGTACACGACTAGGCCTATTTGAATCCCTTGTGATGCCCTTTGGCCTGACTGGCGCACCTGCTTCATTCCAGCGATTCATGAATGACACCCTGCGAGACTACCTGGATGTCTTCTGCACTGCCTATTTGGATGACATCCTGATTTATAGTAAGACCCGTGAGGAGCACATTCGCCACGTCCGCCTGGTTCTTGAGAAATTGCGAGATGCAGGCCTCTTTGCCAAATTGTCCAAGTGTGAATTTGCGGTGCCTGAGACTAAGTTCCTGGGTATTATTGTCGGCCGAGATGGACTACGCATGGATCCTGACAAGGTGAAGACTATTGTTGACTGGGAGACCCCAACTTGTGTGACTGATGTCCAAGCATTCATTGGCTTTGCGAACTTTTACCGGAGGTTTATCAAAGATTTCTCAAAGATTATTACGCCCCTAGTGAACCTGACAAAGAAAGGCATCCAGTTTAAATGGGACACTACCTGCGAACTAAGCTTCAATGCCCTGAAAAAGGCCTTCACTACTGCGCCTGTTCTCAGACCGTTTGACTGGAATAAAGAAGTCATCCTAGAAACTGATGCATCTGACTATGTCTCTGCTGGGGTCCTGTCCCAATATGACGACAATGGTGTCTTGCACCCTgtggccttcttctccaagaaGCACTCAGCAACTGAATGCAATTATGAGATTTATGATAAGGAACTACTGGCTATCATCCGCTGTTTCGAGGAATGGCGCCCTGAGCTGGAAGGAACCCCATCTCCCATCAAAGTTATCACTGATCACCGGAAcctggaatacttcatgacaaCTAAGCTCCTGAACCGCCGACAAGCCCGCTGGTCTGAGTTCCTGTCCCGATttaacttcaagatcatttATCGCCCAGGCAAACAAGGAGCGAAGCCTGACGCCCTGACCAGGAGGTCAGAGGATCTCCCTAAAGAGGGGGATGAGCGCCTGCTacaccaaagccagactgtcctgaagaaagagaaccttGAGCCTGCACCTGACAATTCACCTGTCACCCTGAATGCCACCACTAGAGCCCGAGACCATTCTGCTGAAAGCTCTGTTGAGAACCCACCCAGAATACCTGCTCAAACCAGGAGAGTCAGATTCGCTGATGAGACCAATCATGATGTGCCAGAGCCACcacaagatatcaagaatctGCTGGATAATGCGTATTCCGTTGATGAAACAGTACTGTCAATTCTGGAAGCCCTAGATAAGGACGCCACACGACACCCTCAGATCACCCTAGCTGActgccagagaagaggcaaaTACCTCTTCTATCGAAATCGTCTTTATGTTCCAGATAATGGAGAGCTAAAAGCCGAGCTATTGAGACAATGCCATGACAAGCCAGCCATAGGACACCCTGGCCGATCCAAAACTTATGAGCTCCTGTCCCGGGAATACTACTGGCCTGGAATGTACCAGTATGTTGAACAATGGACCCAGAATTGCCACACATGCCGCCGCATCAAGCCATCCAGAGAAGCCCGTCAAGGCATCCTGCGCCCTCTGCCTGTCCCTGAAAGATCCTGGCAAGATATTAGCATGGACTTCGTCACACATCTACCTCCAAGCCGTGGGTACGATGCGATCCTGGTTGTAGTGGACCGACTGACAAAGATGAAACACTTCATTCCGTGCAAAGGAACCTGCAATGCCGAAGAAGTGGCCCGCCTGTATGCCTACAATGTCTGGAAACTCCATGGCCTGCCGCAAACTATTGTATCAGATCGAGGACCACAATTTGTTGCCCAGTTCTGGAAACACCTGACACGCCGCCTGCAAATCACGAACCTGCtgtcaactgcctaccatcCTGAGACTGACGGCCAGACTGAGAGGACCAATGCCGTTCTGGAACAATATCTCCGCGCCTATGTATCCTACCTACAAGATGACTGGTCTGAATGGCTACCGCTAGCTGAGTTTGCTGCTAACTCTGCTCGCTCTGAGTCTACCCATGTTTCCCCATTTTTCGCGAACTATGGATTTCACCCACGAATGGGATTTGAACCTGTTCTGCCTACCAACCGTCCTGCCAGAGATGCTGAAGAGTTTGCCTGTCGAATGGAATTAATCACTGAGTTTGTTCGTACCGCGATCACATCCGCCCAGGCCCGTCAGGAGGAACAGGCCAATCGGAAGAGGCAGCCTGCCCGTCGCTATCAAGTCGGCCAGTATGTATGGCTAGATTCCCGCAATATCCGGACCCTGCGCCCACAGAAGAAGCTAGATTGGAAGAACCTGGGACCATTCCGCATTGTTGAGATTGTTAACCCGCATGCTTATAAGCTCGACCTGCCTGCTAGTATGAGGATGCATCCTGTGTTCAACGTTAGCTTGCTCCGCCCTGCTGCTGGAAACCCTGTCCCAGGCCAGAGACAAGAACCGCCGCCACCTGTTGAAGTGGATGGACTTGAAGAATGGCAAGTTGAGGATATCTTGGATTCCCGCTGGGAAAGGAGAGGTCGCGGGGGACCTCGTCTGAAGTATACAGTCAAATGGACCGGATATGATGACCCTACTGAAGAGCCGGCCGCATATCTGGAACACGCTCAGGAAGTCATCGCGAACTACCACCGCCGGTATCCCCATAAGCCTGGGCCTGGCCTCAACGGAGCTCggccttga
- a CDS encoding uncharacterized protein (COG:I;~EggNog:ENOG410PVQ7;~InterPro:IPR008775;~PFAM:PF05721), with the protein MESFPGQIGETFLLPGALRVVNGIKDEGIFVEKTFKAHVADFYFDFRTNAVEPLGAFVGKLCQFKEPMLLRRATLRCNVPGAETTPVHYDQIFLRAGPPTSITAWIPLGDCSVTGGGLMYLEDSVKIGKKIEQDFAEKGKDLTDEERISAYNKNMMAGGFLDRNAATFGKFWGRRWLITPYEAGDVVFHNPFKIHASCRNESEEGVVRLSTDLRFVDKAEPFDQRWLCDAYQQNDPNVASRQKKSHM; encoded by the exons ATGGAATCTTTTCCGGGGCAGATTGGCGAAACTTTTTTGCTACCAGGTGCACTTCGCGTCGTCAACGGAATAAAAGATGAAGGCATCTTCGTTGAGAAGACTTTCAAGGCACACGTCGCAGATTTCTATTTCGACTTCAGAACCAATGCAGTCGAGCCACTGGGAGCTTTCGTCGGAAAACTTTGTCAGTTCAAGGAGCCGATGCTTCTGAGACGAGCGACTCTGAGATGCAATGTCCCCGGTGCTGAAACGACTCCAGTCCATTACGACCAGATCTTCTTGCGAGCCGGTCCACCGACATCAATTACCGCGTGGATCCCACTTGGTGACTGTTCTGTGACCGGCGGAGGACTGATGTACCTCGAAGACTCGGTCAAGATTGGGAAGAAGATTGAACAAGACTTTGCAGAAAAGGGCAAGGATTTAACCGATGAAGAGCGTATTTCTGCTTATAATAAGAATATGATGGCCGGCGGGTTTTTGGATCGCAATGCAGCCACATTTGGTAAATTCTGGGGACGACGATGGCTCATAACGCCGTACGAGGCCGGCGACGTGGTTTTCCACAATCCATTCAAAATCCATGCAAG CTGTCGTAACGAGAGTGAGGAGGGGGTTGTTCGATTGTCTACTGATTTGAGATTTGTAGACAAAGCCGAGCCTTTCGATCAACGCTGGCTGTGTGATGCATATCAACAGAACGATCCAAACGTCGCTAGCCGACAGAAGAAGAGCCATATGTAG
- a CDS encoding ankyrin repeat domain-containing protein (COG:S;~EggNog:ENOG410PZQF;~InterPro:IPR002110,IPR036770,IPR020683;~PFAM:PF13857,PF12796,PF00023,PF13637,PF13606;~go_function: GO:0005515 - protein binding [Evidence IEA]), whose amino-acid sequence MSLELLQILVPAGLDVNYKEDRVGGYVAATASCNQMDLTRYLLRHGADPNRNPLADLNPALNMAVKGICMEMAELLIQYGAKVNGLGALAMAAEYDRFEMMKLLFQHGADVNDDAKDRAEECIDYIEGVTALHQAAKVGRIDAVVFLLNHGANPDLKDEDGRTPLMVAQENGHPEVIELSKKIATVM is encoded by the coding sequence ATGAGCTTGGAACTCTTACAGATCCTTGTTCCAGCTGGATTGGATGTGAATTACAAGGAGGATCGAGTAGGTGGTTACGTTGCCGCAACTGCCAGTTGCAACCAGATGGACTTGACCAGATACCTCCTACGGCATGGGGCAGACCCGAACCGTAACCCACTGGCGGACCTCAATCCGGCCTTGAATATGGCTGTGAAAGGGATTTGCATGGAGATGGCGGAGCTGCTTATTCAATATGGTGCCAAGGTCAATGGATTAGGCGCGTTGGCAATGGCAGCAGAATATGACCGGTTTGAAATGATGAAATTACTGTTTCAACACGGAGCAGATGTGAATGATGATGCGAAGGATCGGGCTGAGGAATGCATCGACTATATTGAGGGGGTTACCGCACTGCATCAGGCAGCAAAGGTGGGACGTATTGATGCAGTTGTCTTTCTACTCAATCATGGGGCAAATCCAGACttgaaggatgaggatggacGGACGCCGTTGATGGTTGCGCAAGAAAATGGCCACCCAGAGGTGATAGAGTTATCCAAAAAAATTGCAACAGTAATGTGA
- a CDS encoding uncharacterized protein (COG:S;~EggNog:ENOG410Q123): MPLNRAIVSSLLRSPVQTEEDRHPWGLKSSTDLDKPLLRTWDKFSGSKPSSTGIMLSRSPRERLDTPRARKEFLAIHADHQKWDDTPFISFTQSPQELQDTAELREPRRGYQTITVLNPNVRAKKGLPILNMDAEMRYYGIPDPYGKSNKYYKNHYVCLWEVTEEEFIGNWLWEELLRTDRWYEQVILPAFERHNDKHLVNNGALNMSDLRDALLETQAPSIKALAGPYRCFSRDVETSSEDEEYEVWFEEESDSYDEVEERNAMDDALKTLED, translated from the coding sequence ATGCCTCTTAACCGAGCTATCGTATCAAGCCTTCTACGGTCCCCCGTCCAGACAGAAGAGGATAGGCACCCATGGGGTCTCAAATCCTCTACCGACCTTGACAAACCGCTGCTGAGGACTTGGGATAAATTTTCAGGTAGCAAACCCAGCAGTACGGGCATTATGTTATCGAGGTCACCCCGTGAACGACTAGACACCCCCAGAGCCCGAAAGGAATTCCTGGCTATACACGCTGACCACCAAAAATGGGATGATACTCCATTTATTTCTTTCACACAATCACCACAAGAGCTCCAAGATACCGCTGAATTGAGAGAACCCAGGAGAGGCTATCAAACGATCACTGTGTTGAACCCAAACGTTCGAGCAAAGAAGGGccttcccatcctcaatATGGATGCCGAAATGCGTTATTATGGAATTCCGGACCCCTACGGCAAGTCAAATAAATATTACAAAAATCATTACGTCTGTTTATGGGAAGTCACCGAAGAGGAGTTCATTGGAAATTGGTTATGGGAGGAGCTACTCAGAACCGACCGCTGGTACGAGCAAGTCATCTTGCCCGCTTTTGAAAGGCATAATGATAAACACCTTGTCAATAATGGAGCACTCAACATGTCAGACTTACGGGATGCATTGCTTGAAACGCAAGCGCCTTCCATAAAAGCTCTTGCTGGCCCCTACAGGTGTTTCTCCAGAGATGTCGAAACTTCCAGTGAGGATGAAGAGTACGAAGTTTGGTTCGAAGAAGAATCTGACTCGTACGATGAGGTTGAGGAGAGGAATGCAATGGACGATGCACTGAAAACATTGGAGGATTGA